The following are from one region of the Streptomyces decoyicus genome:
- a CDS encoding S28 family serine protease codes for MRKATRWLLSLAVLIGTAGAGSASAGAATAAEPTTEDIKDRILAIPGMSLIEEKPVDGYRYFVLNYTQPIDHRHPSKGTFQQRLTVLHKSVDRPTVFFTSGYNVNTTPSRSEPTKIIDGNQVSLEYRYFTPSRPTPTDWKKLDIRQAANDQHRLFRVLHRIYGQNWIDTGGSKGGMTATYYRRFFPHDMDGTVAYVAPNDVRNDEDSAYDRFFKTVGTAQCRTDLAAIEREALVRRKEMVGRFQAWADKEKQTFNTVGSADRAYEVMVTDLVFGFWQYQPAETACAEVPEPTVSTDELWKWMDTVGGFDSYTDQGMEPYTPYYYQAGTQLGEPGYRYPQLAGLLKYPGINNSRSFVPKDIPMRFDKRAMPDIDHWVRHHADRMMFVNGQYDPWSSEHFEVGKGARDSYVFTVPGGNHGSNIAKLKEADRTKATAELLDWAGVRAPDGQATPLAPHNKQLDKQEIRRMPMLRP; via the coding sequence ATGCGCAAGGCCACCAGATGGCTGCTGTCGCTCGCGGTGCTCATAGGCACGGCGGGAGCCGGCAGCGCGTCGGCAGGGGCGGCCACCGCCGCCGAGCCGACGACCGAGGACATCAAGGACCGGATCCTGGCGATCCCGGGCATGAGCCTCATCGAAGAGAAGCCGGTCGACGGCTACCGCTACTTCGTCCTGAACTACACCCAGCCGATCGACCACCGGCACCCCTCGAAGGGGACCTTCCAGCAGCGGCTGACCGTGCTGCACAAATCGGTGGACCGGCCGACGGTGTTCTTCACCTCCGGCTACAACGTCAACACCACGCCGTCCCGCAGTGAGCCCACCAAGATCATTGACGGCAACCAGGTCTCGCTGGAGTACCGCTACTTCACCCCGTCGCGGCCCACGCCCACCGACTGGAAGAAGCTGGACATCCGGCAGGCCGCCAATGACCAGCACCGCCTCTTCCGGGTGCTGCACCGCATCTACGGCCAGAACTGGATCGACACGGGCGGCAGCAAGGGCGGTATGACGGCCACGTACTACCGCCGCTTCTTCCCGCACGACATGGACGGCACCGTCGCCTATGTCGCGCCCAACGACGTACGCAACGACGAGGACTCGGCGTACGACCGGTTCTTCAAGACCGTCGGGACCGCGCAGTGCCGCACGGACCTCGCCGCCATCGAGCGCGAGGCCCTGGTGCGCCGCAAGGAGATGGTCGGCCGTTTCCAGGCCTGGGCCGACAAGGAGAAGCAGACCTTCAACACCGTCGGCAGCGCCGACCGGGCCTATGAAGTCATGGTCACGGACCTGGTGTTCGGCTTCTGGCAGTACCAGCCGGCCGAGACCGCCTGCGCCGAGGTGCCCGAGCCGACCGTCTCCACGGACGAGCTGTGGAAGTGGATGGACACGGTCGGCGGCTTCGACAGCTACACCGACCAGGGCATGGAGCCGTACACGCCGTACTACTACCAGGCGGGCACCCAGCTCGGTGAGCCCGGGTACCGCTACCCGCAGCTGGCCGGCCTGCTGAAGTACCCCGGGATCAACAACTCCCGTTCGTTCGTGCCGAAGGACATCCCGATGCGCTTCGACAAGCGCGCGATGCCCGACATCGATCACTGGGTGCGTCACCACGCGGACCGGATGATGTTCGTCAACGGCCAGTACGACCCGTGGAGTTCGGAGCACTTCGAGGTCGGCAAGGGCGCCCGGGACTCCTATGTCTTCACCGTGCCCGGCGGCAACCACGGCTCGAACATCGCGAAGCTGAAGGAGGCCGACCGCACCAAGGCCACCGCCGAGCTTCTCGACTGGGCCGGTGTCCGCGCCCCGGACGGCCAGGCCACACCGCTGGCGCCGCACAACAAGCAGCTGGACAAGCAGGAGATCCGGCGGATGCCGATGCTGCGGCCATGA
- a CDS encoding ABC transporter ATP-binding protein produces MAGTDTERVGWARRLSRDCWQYKKDVLLALGSSLVGMGVLALVPLVPKLIIDDVIVQHERPLGPWAGVLVAAAVVVYVLTYIRRFYGGRLALDAQHDLRTRMFGAISRLDGRRQDELSTGQVVGRATSDLQLIQGLLFMLPMMIGNVLLFVISLIVMAVLSPLLTVVALAVAPALWFIAQRSRARLFPATWYAQGQAAAVAGVVDGAVSGVRVVKGFGQEEQETGKLREVSRRLFAGRLRTVRLNARYTPALQAVPALGQVAMLALGGWMAAQGQVTLGTFVAFSTYLAQLVGPVRMLAAMLTVGQQARAGVERVYELIDTEPSIKERPDAHELPADAPATVVFDRVTFGYAPPHDGHGEGPAEGAPDDGRPVRRGRPVLDDFSLRIEAGETVALVGTSGSGKSTVSLLLPRFYDVSAGRVLVGGHDVRELTLPSLRAAIGLVPETSFLFSDSVRDNIAYGHPGATDEQVRAAARAAQADGFISELSDGYDTKVGEQGLTLSGGQRQRVALARAILTDPRLLVLDDATSAVDARVEHEIHEALRGVTEGRTTLLIAHRASTLALADRVAVLDDGRLVDIGTQEELEERCPLYRRLLTDPEELGGVERDPAGELAGAFDSEFAGGGRPAGEPAADADGAAGEAEGAAGRPGADGTITPELWVRREQEAEEGGAGMAARAAVAAGPGIGAAMAGLPATPELLAQVAALPPATDLPDVDEDQAVRPERSYGLRRLLHGFGGPLVFALALVAMDAVAGLLLPVLIRQGIDEGVRLGVLAGVWTAAGLALLVVLAQWAAQIGGYRMTGRIGERVLYSLRLKIFAQLQRLGLDYYERELTGKIMTRMTTDVDALSTFLQTGLVTALVSMLTFFGILVALLAIDVQLALVVFATLPPLIIGTYFFRKQSVKAYELARERISVVNGDLQESVAGLRIVQAFRREGRGAERFAARSDAYRKARVRGQFLISVYFPFVQLLSSVAAALVLIVGAERVGSHTLTAGALVAYLLYIDLFFAPVQQLSQVFDGYQQASVSLGRIQELLREPSTTPAAERPREVPALRGDITFDGVHFHYGEGDEPALAGVDLTIPAGQTVAFVGETGAGKSTLVKLVARFYDPSAGAVRIDGTDLRELDLTGYRRRLGVVPQESYLFAGTVRDAIAYGRPDATDAEVEAAARAVGAHAMIATLDGGYLHEIAERGRNLSAGQRQLLALARAELVDPDVLLLDEATAALDLATEAVVNQATDRLVGRRVPSPDHHPSSSAGARTSHPSPGHDPSSRPGARTILIVAHRLTTAARADRVVVLDRGRIAEDGSHDQLLARDGRYAELWRTFTGEEEELVA; encoded by the coding sequence GTGGCGGGGACGGATACGGAACGAGTGGGCTGGGCGCGGCGGCTGAGCCGCGACTGCTGGCAGTACAAGAAGGACGTGCTGCTCGCCCTCGGCTCCTCGCTGGTCGGCATGGGCGTGCTGGCCCTGGTCCCGCTCGTACCGAAGCTGATCATCGACGATGTCATCGTCCAGCACGAGCGCCCCCTCGGCCCCTGGGCCGGCGTGCTGGTCGCCGCCGCGGTCGTGGTCTACGTCCTCACCTACATCCGCCGCTTCTACGGCGGCCGGCTCGCCCTGGACGCGCAGCACGATCTGCGGACCCGGATGTTCGGCGCCATCTCCCGGCTCGACGGCCGGCGGCAGGACGAGCTGAGCACCGGCCAGGTCGTCGGCCGCGCCACCAGCGACCTCCAGCTGATCCAGGGCCTGCTGTTCATGCTCCCGATGATGATCGGGAACGTCCTGCTGTTCGTGATCTCGCTGATCGTGATGGCGGTGCTCTCGCCGCTGCTCACCGTCGTCGCGCTGGCCGTCGCCCCCGCCCTGTGGTTCATCGCCCAGCGCAGCCGCGCCCGGCTCTTCCCCGCCACCTGGTACGCCCAGGGGCAGGCCGCCGCCGTGGCCGGTGTCGTGGACGGCGCGGTCTCCGGCGTACGGGTCGTCAAGGGCTTCGGGCAGGAGGAGCAGGAGACCGGCAAGCTGCGCGAGGTCAGCCGCCGGCTGTTCGCCGGACGGCTGCGCACGGTCCGGCTCAACGCCCGCTACACCCCCGCCCTGCAGGCCGTACCGGCGCTCGGCCAGGTCGCGATGCTGGCCCTCGGCGGCTGGATGGCCGCACAGGGACAGGTCACCCTCGGCACCTTCGTCGCCTTCTCCACCTACCTCGCCCAACTGGTCGGCCCGGTCCGGATGCTGGCCGCGATGCTGACCGTCGGCCAGCAGGCGCGGGCCGGTGTGGAGCGGGTCTACGAGCTGATCGACACCGAGCCGTCGATCAAGGAGCGGCCGGACGCCCATGAGCTGCCCGCCGACGCTCCGGCCACGGTCGTCTTCGACCGGGTGACCTTCGGCTACGCGCCGCCGCACGACGGCCACGGCGAGGGGCCCGCGGAGGGCGCCCCGGACGACGGCCGCCCCGTCCGCCGCGGCCGTCCCGTGCTCGACGACTTCTCGCTGCGCATCGAGGCCGGTGAGACGGTCGCCCTGGTCGGCACGTCCGGCAGCGGGAAATCCACCGTCTCGCTGCTGCTGCCCCGCTTCTACGACGTCTCGGCCGGCCGTGTCCTGGTCGGCGGCCACGATGTGCGCGAGCTGACCCTCCCGTCGCTGCGCGCCGCCATCGGCCTGGTCCCCGAGACCAGCTTCCTGTTCTCCGACTCCGTACGCGACAACATCGCCTACGGGCACCCCGGAGCCACCGACGAACAGGTGCGCGCCGCGGCCCGCGCCGCCCAGGCGGACGGCTTCATATCCGAGCTCTCCGACGGCTACGACACCAAGGTCGGCGAGCAGGGGCTGACCCTGTCCGGCGGCCAGCGGCAGCGCGTCGCCCTGGCCCGCGCCATCCTCACCGACCCCCGGCTGCTGGTCCTGGACGACGCGACCTCGGCGGTCGACGCCCGGGTGGAACACGAGATCCATGAGGCGCTGCGCGGAGTCACGGAGGGCCGGACGACCCTGCTCATCGCCCACCGCGCCTCCACCCTGGCGCTCGCCGACCGGGTCGCCGTCCTCGACGACGGACGGCTGGTCGACATCGGCACCCAGGAGGAGCTCGAAGAGCGCTGTCCGCTCTACCGCAGGCTGCTGACCGACCCGGAGGAGCTGGGCGGCGTCGAGCGGGACCCGGCGGGCGAGCTGGCCGGGGCCTTCGACAGCGAGTTCGCGGGCGGCGGGCGGCCGGCCGGGGAGCCGGCGGCGGACGCCGACGGGGCGGCGGGCGAGGCCGAGGGGGCGGCAGGCCGGCCGGGGGCGGACGGCACCATCACCCCCGAACTGTGGGTCCGCCGCGAACAGGAGGCCGAGGAGGGCGGAGCCGGGATGGCGGCCCGTGCGGCCGTCGCGGCCGGGCCCGGTATCGGCGCCGCGATGGCCGGACTGCCGGCCACCCCCGAGCTGCTCGCCCAGGTCGCCGCCCTGCCGCCCGCCACGGACCTCCCGGACGTCGACGAGGACCAGGCCGTGCGCCCCGAGCGGTCCTACGGCCTGCGCCGGCTGCTGCACGGTTTCGGCGGGCCGCTGGTCTTCGCGCTGGCGCTGGTCGCCATGGACGCGGTGGCCGGGCTGCTGCTGCCGGTCCTGATCCGGCAGGGCATCGACGAGGGCGTCCGGCTCGGTGTGCTGGCCGGAGTCTGGACGGCGGCCGGGCTCGCCCTGCTCGTGGTGCTGGCTCAGTGGGCCGCGCAGATCGGCGGCTACCGCATGACCGGACGCATCGGCGAGCGGGTCCTCTACTCCCTCCGGCTCAAGATCTTCGCGCAGCTCCAGCGCCTCGGCCTCGACTACTACGAGCGCGAGCTGACCGGCAAGATCATGACCAGGATGACCACCGACGTGGACGCGCTGTCGACGTTCCTCCAGACCGGCCTGGTCACCGCCCTGGTCTCGATGCTGACCTTCTTCGGCATACTCGTCGCGCTGCTGGCCATCGACGTCCAGCTGGCCCTGGTCGTCTTCGCCACCCTCCCGCCGCTGATCATCGGCACGTACTTCTTCCGCAAGCAGAGCGTGAAGGCGTACGAGCTGGCCCGCGAGCGGATCAGCGTCGTCAACGGTGACCTCCAGGAGAGCGTGGCCGGGCTGCGGATCGTCCAGGCGTTCCGGCGCGAGGGGAGGGGCGCGGAGCGGTTCGCCGCCCGCAGCGACGCCTACCGCAAGGCCCGGGTGCGCGGCCAGTTCCTGATCTCCGTCTACTTCCCGTTCGTCCAGCTGCTGTCGTCCGTGGCGGCCGCCCTGGTGCTGATCGTCGGTGCCGAACGGGTCGGCTCGCACACCCTCACCGCCGGTGCGCTGGTCGCCTACCTGCTCTACATCGACCTGTTCTTCGCCCCCGTCCAGCAGCTCTCCCAGGTCTTCGACGGCTACCAGCAGGCGTCCGTCTCGCTCGGCCGGATCCAGGAGCTGCTGCGCGAGCCGAGCACCACCCCGGCCGCCGAGCGGCCCCGCGAGGTGCCCGCGCTGCGGGGCGACATCACCTTCGACGGGGTGCACTTCCACTACGGCGAGGGCGACGAGCCGGCGCTGGCCGGTGTCGATCTGACCATCCCGGCCGGCCAGACCGTGGCCTTCGTCGGGGAGACCGGCGCCGGTAAGTCCACCCTGGTCAAGCTGGTCGCGCGGTTCTACGACCCGTCAGCGGGCGCCGTCCGTATCGACGGCACCGACCTGCGCGAGCTGGACCTGACCGGCTACCGCCGCCGCCTCGGTGTCGTCCCCCAGGAGTCCTACCTCTTCGCCGGCACGGTCCGTGACGCCATCGCCTACGGCCGCCCGGATGCCACCGATGCCGAGGTGGAAGCCGCCGCGCGGGCCGTCGGGGCCCATGCGATGATCGCCACTCTCGACGGCGGCTACCTCCACGAGATCGCCGAGCGCGGCCGCAATCTCTCGGCCGGGCAGCGCCAGCTGCTGGCGCTGGCCCGCGCCGAACTCGTCGACCCGGACGTGCTCCTGCTCGACGAGGCCACCGCCGCCCTGGACCTGGCCACCGAAGCGGTCGTCAACCAGGCCACCGACCGCCTCGTCGGGCGCCGTGTCCCGTCGCCCGACCACCACCCCTCGTCGAGTGCCGGCGCACGCACCTCCCACCCGTCGCCCGGCCACGACCCCTCGTCGCGGCCCGGTGCGCGCACGATCCTGATCGTCGCCCACCGGCTGACGACCGCGGCCCGCGCGGACCGCGTGGTGGTGCTCGACCGCGGCCGGATAGCCGAGGACGGCAGCCATGACCAACTCCTGGCCCGCGACGGCCGCTACGCGGAGCTGTGGCGCACCTTCACGGGCGAGGAGGAGGAGCTCGTGGCCTGA
- a CDS encoding ATP-binding cassette domain-containing protein — MNTTRQGAAVNARGIGVEGPRGWAFRGVDIAAEPGALIAVQGPSGSGRTCLLLALTGRMRITEGEAEVAGFPLPKRMGSVRARTAIAHVPGVADLEPALTVGEHLREQALLGHRFQGLGASLPWGKRNKEATRARIDAALAAVRLDPATLPKGLRTAVRDLERIEALRLSVALGVMHGPQLLAVDDVDLKLSEAERDQAWQLLRDLTREGTTVVAAGSDAPADALTVRTRQTDTEAAAPTPPQDDTTEEEAAHAFAETGRA; from the coding sequence GTGAACACCACCCGCCAGGGGGCGGCGGTCAACGCCAGGGGAATCGGAGTGGAGGGCCCACGGGGGTGGGCCTTCAGAGGCGTCGACATCGCCGCGGAACCGGGCGCTCTGATCGCGGTCCAGGGCCCGTCAGGCTCCGGCCGCACCTGTCTGCTGCTGGCCCTCACCGGCCGGATGCGGATCACCGAGGGCGAGGCGGAGGTCGCCGGATTCCCGCTGCCCAAGCGGATGGGCTCGGTGCGCGCCCGTACCGCCATCGCGCACGTACCGGGCGTCGCCGACCTCGAACCGGCCCTCACGGTCGGCGAACACCTCAGGGAACAGGCCCTGCTGGGCCACCGCTTCCAGGGCCTCGGCGCCTCGCTCCCCTGGGGCAAGCGGAACAAGGAGGCCACCCGGGCCCGGATCGACGCCGCCCTCGCGGCCGTCCGGCTCGACCCCGCCACCCTGCCCAAGGGGCTGCGGACGGCCGTACGCGACCTGGAGCGGATCGAGGCGCTGCGGCTCTCCGTCGCGCTCGGGGTCATGCACGGCCCCCAGCTGCTGGCCGTCGACGATGTGGACCTCAAGCTCTCCGAGGCCGAGCGCGACCAGGCCTGGCAGCTGCTGCGGGACCTCACGCGCGAGGGCACCACCGTCGTGGCGGCCGGCAGTGACGCACCGGCGGACGCGCTGACCGTCCGCACCCGGCAGACGGACACCGAAGCCGCCGCCCCCACCCCGCCCCAGGACGACACCACCGAGGAGGAGGCAGCGCATGCGTTCGCCGAGACTGGCCGCGCTTGA
- a CDS encoding YhgE/Pip family protein gives MRSPRLAALELKRFGRGKLPRLGLVALMLIPLLYGALYLCSFWDPYSRLDKIPVALVNEDRGATSDGKKITAGDDLSENLKDSKKFHWEDVSSADAAKGLEDGTYYLSLTVPKDFSKRIVSSSGDTPQTGALKVRTNDANNYVVGSISKTVFSEVRAKTSATSARAMLDKIFISFSDLHDKTAEAADGAGKVDQGVGSAEKGSGDLADGLGKLNDGAGKVSQGAGDLSKGASTAVAKAHELSQGAGRVADGTRQLAEKVNGLAKKDLPYLREHGKEIGAGAAFVAHATETLDDILDTLPSDSAKAATQARKNADNAAEIYQDRCGALLDTDPDCTKLKALADGSKVAADAAEKVNDSVAGADFGPIRSKLHEVHQGAEMVAEQAPGIGKRADTAIRQINALNAGAQKVSQGAGLFADGIGTLADGAGKVADGAGKVHNGVGDAKDGAVKLTGGLFKLKDGTNQLADGLHDGVAKIPDYNKKDRDARTEVMADPVELAAKSMHKAPNYGTGLAPYFIPLSLWVGAMVAFMLLQPLGKRALAAGAPGWRIALGSWLPAYAIGVVQVLALMAVLHWGLGLEMARSAGTVGFLLLATACFTAIIQLLGAFFGPAGRVLTLVVLMLQLTSAGGTYPVQTSPGFFAAIHPFLPMSYVVDGLRRLITGGDLAIVQQGCVVLAVFTVGALALTALAARSRQVVRMKDLHPELSL, from the coding sequence ATGCGTTCGCCGAGACTGGCCGCGCTTGAGCTCAAGCGTTTCGGCAGGGGAAAGCTTCCCCGCCTGGGCCTGGTCGCCCTGATGCTGATCCCGCTGCTCTACGGGGCCCTGTACCTGTGCTCCTTCTGGGACCCCTACAGCCGTCTGGACAAGATCCCGGTGGCTCTCGTCAACGAGGACCGGGGCGCCACTTCCGACGGCAAGAAGATCACCGCGGGCGACGACCTGTCCGAGAACCTCAAGGACAGCAAGAAGTTCCACTGGGAGGACGTCAGCTCCGCGGACGCCGCCAAGGGCCTCGAGGACGGCACGTACTACCTCTCGCTGACCGTCCCGAAGGACTTCAGCAAGCGGATCGTCTCCAGCTCCGGGGACACCCCGCAGACGGGCGCGCTCAAGGTCCGTACGAACGACGCCAACAACTACGTCGTCGGCTCGATCTCCAAGACGGTCTTCTCCGAGGTCCGGGCCAAGACCTCGGCCACCTCGGCGCGGGCCATGCTCGACAAGATCTTCATCTCGTTCTCCGATCTGCACGACAAGACCGCCGAGGCGGCGGACGGGGCCGGGAAGGTCGACCAGGGCGTCGGCTCGGCCGAGAAGGGCTCCGGTGACCTCGCGGACGGCCTCGGCAAGCTCAACGACGGTGCCGGCAAGGTCAGTCAGGGCGCCGGTGACCTGAGCAAGGGCGCCTCGACGGCCGTCGCCAAGGCCCATGAGCTCAGCCAGGGCGCGGGCCGGGTCGCCGACGGCACCCGGCAGCTCGCCGAGAAGGTCAACGGCCTGGCCAAGAAGGACCTGCCCTACCTGCGCGAACACGGCAAGGAGATCGGTGCCGGCGCGGCCTTCGTCGCGCACGCCACCGAAACCCTCGACGACATCCTCGACACCCTGCCGAGCGACTCCGCCAAGGCCGCCACCCAGGCCCGCAAGAACGCCGACAACGCCGCGGAGATCTACCAGGACCGCTGCGGCGCGCTGCTGGACACCGACCCCGACTGCACCAAGCTGAAGGCGCTCGCGGACGGCAGCAAGGTGGCCGCCGACGCGGCGGAGAAGGTCAACGACTCCGTCGCCGGGGCGGACTTCGGGCCGATCCGCAGCAAGCTGCACGAGGTGCACCAGGGCGCGGAGATGGTCGCCGAGCAGGCACCGGGCATCGGGAAGCGCGCGGACACCGCGATCCGCCAGATCAACGCGCTCAACGCCGGTGCCCAGAAGGTCTCCCAGGGCGCGGGGCTGTTCGCCGACGGCATCGGCACCCTCGCCGACGGCGCGGGCAAGGTCGCCGACGGCGCGGGCAAGGTCCACAACGGCGTCGGCGACGCCAAGGACGGCGCCGTCAAGCTCACCGGCGGTCTCTTCAAGCTCAAGGACGGCACCAACCAGCTGGCCGACGGCCTGCACGACGGCGTCGCCAAGATCCCCGACTACAACAAGAAGGACCGCGACGCCCGCACCGAGGTCATGGCCGACCCGGTCGAGCTGGCCGCCAAGTCGATGCACAAGGCGCCCAACTACGGCACCGGCCTGGCGCCGTACTTCATCCCGCTCTCCCTCTGGGTCGGCGCGATGGTCGCCTTCATGCTGCTCCAGCCGCTGGGCAAGCGCGCACTGGCCGCGGGCGCCCCGGGCTGGCGGATCGCCCTCGGCTCATGGCTGCCGGCCTACGCCATCGGCGTCGTGCAGGTGCTGGCGCTGATGGCCGTCCTCCACTGGGGCCTCGGCCTGGAGATGGCCCGCTCGGCGGGCACCGTCGGCTTCCTGCTGCTGGCCACGGCCTGCTTCACCGCCATCATCCAGCTGCTGGGCGCGTTCTTCGGACCGGCCGGCCGGGTGCTGACCCTGGTCGTCCTGATGCTCCAGCTGACCTCGGCGGGCGGCACCTACCCGGTGCAGACCAGCCCCGGGTTCTTCGCCGCCATCCACCCGTTCCTGCCGATGAGTTACGTGGTCGACGGCCTGCGCCGGCTGATCACCGGTGGTGACCTCGCCATCGTGCAGCAGGGCTGTGTGGTGCTCGCGGTCTTCACCGTCGGCGCGCTGGCCCTCACCGCCCTCGCGGCGCGCAGCCGGCAGGTCGTACGGATGAAGGATCTGCATCCGGAGCTCAGCCTGTGA
- a CDS encoding discoidin domain-containing protein — protein sequence MEHSAQHPVDPPPRQPAEQRTGPGARRSRKLVAPLLATALVAVLAPVSASASAPVPAPERAGSAQGPCLKGDDRDGWTATAHKIDPKDSHHAFVGNGYLGQRVPPNGSGYAAPGGETGWPLKTPEYDGSFVSGLYAKGPKDVKGRQAVAAIPTWTTLDVATGGAHSDTFSSATAPGRISHYRQQLSLRCGFVRTSLTWTAADGRATDLVYDVLADRNDGHTGAVRLRMTPHWSGAATVTDGLDGRGARRMTPSATGGKGTGRTMDVGFRTDGTKTEGAVASTLRTGPGVQAQQPRREPQKDKLSNRQRVSFPVRSGRSYELTKYVGVDTALTSRSPRVAADAASRRAAGRGWDALFARHTAAWQRLWRSDIEVKGRRDLQSWVRSAQYGLLSSTRAGSGNSIGPTGLTSDNYAGEVFWDAETWMYPGLLASHPALAKSIVDYRYKTRAGARANAEKLGYKGLFYPWTSGSKGDLWNECHSWDPPHCKTQNHLMGDISLATWQYYLATKDTAWLKSRGWPVLKGIAEFWASRATRNADGSYSVKNVAGPDEYSNGVNDGVFTNAGAATALRHATRVAAILGEKAPASWKTVADKLRIPYDSKNKVFQQYAGYKGTTIKQADTVLLMYPLEWPMSQTKAARTLDFYAGHTDPDGPAMTDSVHAIDAAGIGEAGCSTYTYLMRSIKPFVRGPFDQFSEARGDKAGAEDPHAGKPAQDFLTGKGGFLQTFTHGLTGLRLREDRVDLAPTLPPQLSEGVTLRGLHWQGRTYDVAIGAHQTTVRLTAGAPMRIESPEGEKVVSRGVPAVLKTRRPDLAATSNAARCMSAWATSEEPGLYAAAAVDGNGTTAWVPDSANGTLTVDLGRTTRVGQITPHWNATRPKSYNVQVSRDGKHWSGTGYAGRTPARYVRVVVHGDPAPAAGGKPEPHPGISELTVERAK from the coding sequence ATGGAACATTCGGCACAGCACCCCGTGGACCCGCCCCCGCGGCAGCCCGCGGAGCAACGGACCGGGCCCGGGGCGCGCCGCTCCCGCAAGCTGGTCGCCCCGTTGCTCGCCACGGCCCTGGTCGCGGTCCTCGCGCCCGTCTCGGCCTCGGCGTCCGCACCGGTGCCCGCACCCGAACGGGCCGGCAGCGCGCAGGGTCCTTGCCTGAAGGGCGACGACCGCGACGGCTGGACCGCCACCGCCCACAAGATCGACCCCAAGGACAGCCACCACGCCTTCGTCGGCAACGGCTATCTCGGGCAGCGGGTGCCGCCCAACGGCTCCGGTTACGCCGCACCCGGCGGCGAGACCGGCTGGCCGCTGAAGACGCCCGAATACGACGGCTCCTTCGTCTCCGGCCTGTACGCCAAGGGACCCAAGGACGTGAAGGGCCGGCAGGCCGTCGCCGCCATCCCCACCTGGACCACCCTCGATGTCGCCACCGGCGGCGCGCACTCCGACACCTTCTCCTCCGCCACCGCACCCGGCCGGATCTCGCACTACCGCCAGCAGCTCTCCCTGCGCTGCGGATTCGTCCGTACCTCGCTGACCTGGACGGCCGCCGACGGCCGCGCCACCGACCTGGTCTACGACGTGCTCGCCGACCGCAACGACGGCCACACCGGCGCCGTACGCCTGCGGATGACGCCCCACTGGAGCGGCGCCGCCACGGTCACCGACGGCCTCGACGGCCGCGGCGCCCGCCGGATGACGCCGTCCGCCACCGGCGGCAAGGGCACCGGCCGCACCATGGACGTCGGGTTCCGCACGGACGGGACGAAGACCGAGGGCGCGGTGGCCTCCACCCTGCGCACCGGCCCCGGCGTCCAGGCGCAGCAGCCCCGGCGGGAGCCGCAGAAGGACAAGCTGAGCAACCGGCAGCGGGTGTCCTTCCCGGTCCGCAGCGGCCGCTCGTACGAGCTGACGAAGTACGTCGGCGTGGACACCGCGCTCACCTCCCGCTCCCCGCGCGTCGCCGCCGACGCCGCCTCGCGCCGGGCCGCCGGACGCGGGTGGGACGCCCTCTTCGCCCGGCACACCGCCGCCTGGCAGCGGCTGTGGCGCAGCGACATCGAGGTGAAGGGGCGGCGCGACCTCCAGTCCTGGGTGCGCTCGGCGCAGTACGGACTGCTGTCCTCCACCCGCGCCGGCAGCGGCAACAGCATCGGCCCCACCGGCCTGACCAGCGACAACTACGCCGGTGAGGTCTTCTGGGACGCCGAGACCTGGATGTACCCGGGCCTGCTCGCAAGCCACCCCGCGCTCGCCAAGTCGATCGTCGACTACCGCTACAAGACCCGGGCCGGGGCCCGCGCCAACGCCGAGAAGCTGGGCTACAAGGGGCTGTTCTACCCCTGGACCAGCGGCAGCAAGGGCGATCTGTGGAACGAGTGCCACAGCTGGGACCCGCCGCACTGCAAGACCCAGAACCACCTCATGGGCGACATCTCCCTCGCCACCTGGCAGTACTACCTCGCCACCAAGGACACCGCCTGGCTGAAGTCCCGCGGCTGGCCGGTCCTCAAGGGCATCGCCGAATTCTGGGCCTCCCGGGCCACCCGTAACGCCGACGGCAGCTACTCCGTCAAGAACGTCGCCGGTCCTGACGAGTACAGCAACGGCGTCAACGACGGGGTGTTCACCAACGCCGGTGCCGCCACCGCGCTGCGGCACGCCACCCGCGTCGCCGCGATCCTCGGCGAGAAGGCACCGGCCTCCTGGAAGACCGTCGCCGACAAGCTGCGCATCCCCTACGACAGCAAGAACAAGGTCTTCCAGCAGTACGCCGGATACAAGGGCACGACCATCAAGCAGGCCGATACCGTGCTGCTGATGTACCCGCTGGAATGGCCGATGTCGCAGACGAAGGCGGCCCGCACGCTGGACTTCTACGCCGGGCACACCGACCCGGACGGCCCGGCCATGACGGACTCGGTGCACGCCATCGACGCCGCCGGGATCGGCGAGGCCGGCTGCTCGACCTACACCTATCTGATGCGGTCCATCAAGCCGTTCGTCCGCGGACCGTTCGACCAGTTCTCCGAGGCGCGCGGCGACAAGGCCGGCGCCGAGGACCCGCACGCGGGCAAGCCCGCACAGGACTTCCTCACCGGCAAGGGCGGCTTCCTGCAGACCTTCACCCACGGGCTGACCGGGCTGCGGCTGCGCGAGGACCGGGTGGACCTCGCCCCGACGCTGCCGCCGCAGCTGTCCGAGGGCGTCACCCTGCGCGGTCTGCACTGGCAGGGGCGGACCTATGACGTCGCGATCGGCGCGCACCAGACCACCGTGCGGCTGACCGCCGGTGCGCCCATGCGGATCGAGTCGCCGGAGGGCGAGAAGGTCGTCAGCCGGGGAGTGCCGGCCGTGCTGAAGACCCGCCGCCCGGATCTGGCGGCGACCTCGAACGCGGCCCGGTGCATGTCCGCTTGGGCCACCTCCGAGGAGCCCGGTCTGTACGCGGCCGCGGCGGTGGACGGCAACGGCACCACCGCCTGGGTGCCCGACTCCGCGAACGGCACCCTCACCGTCGACCTCGGCCGGACCACCCGCGTCGGGCAGATCACCCCGCACTGGAACGCGACCCGGCCAAAGTCCTACAACGTCCAGGTCTCCCGGGACGGGAAGCACTGGTCGGGGACCGGATACGCGGGCCGCACCCCGGCCCGGTACGTACGGGTCGTGGTGCACGGTGACCCGGCCCCGGCGGCGGGCGGGAAGCCCGAGCCGCACCCGGGGATCTCGGAGCTGACGGTGGAGCGCGCGAAGTAG